A stretch of Physeter macrocephalus isolate SW-GA chromosome 6, ASM283717v5, whole genome shotgun sequence DNA encodes these proteins:
- the AVPR1A gene encoding vasopressin V1a receptor, whose protein sequence is MDSMSFSGSPGAGPAGNSSPWWPLAASGANTSGEAEALGKDDSPLADERNEELAKLEIAVLAVIFVVAVLGNSSVLLALHRTPRKTSRMHLFIRHLSLADLAVALFQVLPQLCWDITYRFRGPDGLCRVVKHLQVFAMFASAYMLVVMTADRYIAVCHPLKTLQQPARRSRLMIAAAWVLSFVLSTPQYFVFSVVEVSNVTKAYDCWANFIQPWGLPAYVTWMTGSIFVAPVVSLSTCYGFICYQIWRNVRGKAAVRQGKGARAEGAGGAFHQGLLLAPRVSSVKTISRAKIRTVKMTFVIVTAYIVCWAPFFIIQMWSVWDKNFPWVESENPATTITALLASLNSCCNPWIYMFFSGHLLQDCIQSFPCCQNMKQTFNKEDSDSMSRKQTSFTNNRSPTYRTGAWKDSAKSSKSIQFITVSSGACSLTPVTDFSAH, encoded by the exons ATGGACAGCATGAGTTTCTCCGGGAGCCCCGGCGCGGGGCCCGCGGGCAACTCCAGCCCATGGTGGCCTCTGGCCGCCAGCGGTGCCAACACCAGCGGGGAAGCGGAGGCGCTCGGGAAAGACGACAGCCCGCTGGCGGACGAGCGCAACGAGGAGCTGGCCAAGCTGGAGATCGCCGTGCTGGCCGTGATTTTCGTGGTGGCCGTGCTGGGTAACAGCAGTGTGCTGCTGGCGCTGCACCGCACGCCTCGCAAGACGTCCCGCATGCACCTCTTCATCCGCCACCTCAGCCTGGCCGACCTGGCCGTCGCTCTCTTCCAGGTGCTGCCTCAGCTGTGCTGGGACATCACCTACCGTTTCCGCGGACCCGACGGGCTCTGCCGCGTGGTGAAGCACCTGCAGGTGTTCGCCATGTTCGCATCGGCTTACATGCTGGTGGTCATGACCGCCGACCGCTACATCGCCGTGTGCCACCCGCTGAAGACGCTGCAGCAGCCGGCGCGCCGCTCGCGCCTCATGATCGCCGCCGCCTGGGTGCTGAGCTTCGTGCTGAGCACTCCACAGTACTTCGTCTTCTCCGTGGTCGAAGTGAGCAATGTCACCAAGGCCTACGACTGCTGGGCCAACTTCATCCAGCCCTGGGGTCTCCCCGCCTACGTGACCTGGATGACCGGCAGCATCTTCGTGGCGCCCGTGGTCAGCCTGAGCACCTGCTACGGCTTCATCTGCTACCAAATCTGGCGCAACGTCCGCGGAAAGGCTGCGGTGCGCCAGGGCAAGGGCGCCCGCGCGGAGGGCGCAGGTGGCGCCTTCCACCAGGGGCTCCTGCTCGCGCCGCGTGTCAGCAGCGTAAAGACAATTTCCCGCGCCAAGATCCGCACGGTAAAGATGACCTTCGTGATCGTGACGGCTTACATCGTTTGCTGGGCGCCCTTCTTCATCATCCAGATGTGGTCTGTCTGGGATAAGAATTTCCCCTGGGTCG AGTCGGAAAACCCGGCCACCACCATCACTGCATTACTGGCTTCCTTGAATAGTTGCTGCAATCCCTGGATATACATGTTTTTTAGTGGCCATCTCCTGCAAGACTGTATCCAAAGCTTCCCATGCTGCCAAAACATGAAGCAAACATTCAACAAAGAAGATTCTGACAGTATGAGCCGAAAACAGACTTCCTTCACTAACAACCGAAGCCCCACATATAGGACCGGCGCGTGGAAGGACTCAGCTAAATCTTCCAAGTCCATCCAATTCATTACTGTTTCATCCGGAGCATGCAGCCTGACTCCTGTAACGGACTTTTCAGCCCACTGA